In Brachypodium distachyon strain Bd21 chromosome 2, Brachypodium_distachyon_v3.0, whole genome shotgun sequence, one genomic interval encodes:
- the LOC100841226 gene encoding uncharacterized protein LOC100841226 isoform X2: protein MGLPALQRLMSMQRDRRHRQIQPRNGLIASLDKRKELTCLQEDKPPGGKKLRRLGPSLPEEIWGHIHSLLSLRDAARAACVSHTFLRSWRCHPNLTFR, encoded by the exons ATGGGGCTGCCGGCGCTCCAGCGGCTCATGTCCATGCAGCGGGATCGGCGTCACCGGCAAATCCAACCCCGTA ATGGATTGATTGCTTCATTGGACAAAAGGAAAGAGCTGACCTGCCTACAAGAAGATAAACCTCCGGGTGGGAAAAAATTGAGACGTCTTGGACCAAGCCTTCCAGAG GAAATCTGGGGTCATATACATTCTCTGCTGTCACTGCGAGATGCTGCACGTGCTGCCTGCGTGTCTCACACATTTCTACGGTCTTGGAGATGCCATCCCAATCTTACCTTCAG